The window GAGGGTTTTGAGGCGGCACGCCTGGCCCGGGTCCCTGCTCTGGTTTTCGGGCCGGATGATTTGTTGCAGCATCGCTACCTGGTGTCGCTAGGGGTGACGGGTGGCTTCGAGCATCATTTGTGTCCTTCGTCCGAAGGCTTTCTGCGCATGACTGAGGCCGGGGTGGCGTGGGGGCTGGTGCCGGAGATCCAGGTGCGCGAGCAATTGCAACGCGGCACATTGGTTGAACTGGCACCCGACAAACCCGTGGATGTGCCGCTGTACTGGCATCATTGGCGCAATGGCGGTCAATTGCTGACGCGCCTGACCGAGCACCTGGCGCAGCAGGCCGGACAATGGTTGGTGCCGCTGGCGGCGAAGTGAGCGTCAGTGAGTGTGCGCGCAAGGCTGATGCTTTTGTAGGCGCTGCCGAAGGCTGCGAACAGTGGTGAATCAGTAAGATCGCCTTCGCAGCCTTCGGCAGCTCCTACAGAAATCAGTCCATACATAAGTTGTGTAAAGCAAAACAGGTTTTTTTAACGGAGCGGTACATGAAGATTCTGGTCACCGGCGCAAGCGGCTTCATCGGCGGGCGCTTCGCGCGTTTTGCCCTGGAGCAGGGGTTCAGCGTTCGGGTCAATGGGCGTCGCGCTGCCGGGGTTGATCATCTGGTACGACGTGGCGCCGAGTTCATTCAGGGGGATTTGATCGACGCAGATCTGGTCCGCGAGCTGTGCCGCGACGTCGACGCCGTGGTGCATTGCGCCGGGGCCGTGGGCGTGTGGGGGCGCAAGCAGGATTTTCTCCTGGGCAACGTGCAAGTCACCGAAAACGTGGTTGAAGCCTGCCTCAAGCAGCGGGTGCGCCGGCTGGTGCACTTGTCATCGCCTTCGATCTACTTCGACGGCCGCTCGCACCTGAACATCAAGGAAGACCAGGTGCCCAGGCGCTTCAATAATCACTACGCCGCCACCAAATACCTGGCCGAGCAAAAGGTGTTTGGCGCCCAGGAATTCGGCCTTGAAGTCATCGCCTTGCGTCCACGGTTCGTCACCGGCGCGGGCGATACCAGCATCTTCCCGCGGCTGCTGACCATGCAGCGCAGGAAGCGCCTGTCGATCATCGGCAATGGCCTGAATAAAGTGGATTTCACCAGCATCGGCAATCTCAATCAGGCCATGCTCAGTAGCCTGCTGGCGGGCAGTTCGGCATTGGGCAAGGCGTACAACATCAGCAACGGAGCGCCGGTGCCGGTGTGGGATGCGGTGAATTACGTGATGCGCCGCATGCAATTGCCACAGGTCACGCGTTATCGTTCCTATGGCCTGGGTTATACGGCGGCGGCGATCAATGAGGGCGCGTGCCTGCTGTGGCCGGGTCGACCTGAACCTACGCTGACGCGTCTGGGGATGCAGGTCATGAGTCGCGACTTCACCCTTGATATCAGTCGTGCGCAACAGTATCTGGATTATCAGCCGCAGGTCAGTCTCTGGGCAGCGCTGGACGAGTTCTGCGACTGGTGGGCAGCACAACAGAACGGCTGAGCCTCTTGAGAAGCGATTGCAGCGGTTATACTCGCCCACTTCGAGCAGTCAACATCACGGTTTCACAAAGGGTTCCTCATGCGTAACGATCCTTACGACGACGTCGATGACGTTCCGAATCTCAGTGCCAAGGTCGATGACGACGACTTCGAACCGCCGACCAATGCTGCGCGCAAGCGCACCACGGTTTACTCACGCGATACGCCGGTGGTGAAGGTCAAGGCCGCGAGCACCGGGCCCTTGTGGGCGCTGGTCGGCGCGCTGATCATTGCGTTCTGCGGGTTGGGCTGGTGGAGTTTTCAGCAGATCTCCCTGATGGAGCAGCAGTTGGTTGCCACCCAGGAAAGCTTTGCACGGATCAGTGAAGAAGCCGCCGGGCGCTTGCAGGATATCTCCGGCAAGGTCGTGGCGACTGAGTCGGTGGTGGTCGATGGCGAGGCGCTCAAGCAACGCATCAAACTCATCGAGGATCAGTTGGCGGATCAGGACAAACAGCAGGAGGGCGCACAGGGGCATCAAGCCACGTTGCAGCAGCGCCTTGAGCAGATCAGCACCCAGGCCACTCAACAGCAGGCCAGCAATACTCAGCTTCAGGAACAGTTGAAAGCCCTGAGCACCGAGTTGGCTGCCCTGAAAGCGGCGGTTCCGGATGCAAAGGCTGTACAGGGCGAGCAGGAGAAAATCGACACGCAGCTTAAAAGCCTGAACACCGATGTTGCCGCGTTGAAGAAACAGGGCAACCCGAGCGCGGCCATCGAGCGTCTTGAACAAGACCTGATCGTGCTCAAGAGCGAACAGGAAAACCGCCCGGCGCCTGCGGCAGCAAGCAGCAGCACCGCTGAGTTCGACGCCTTCCGCGCGCAGATGACCCGCAACATCAACACCCTGCAGAGCCAGATTCAGAACCTGTCGCAGCAGCTCAACTCGCGCAGGTAATTGCGAGGTGTTGATGAACGCAATTGGGAGCGGGCAAGCACCGCTCCCGCAGATGCAGCGCAACGCCGTGGGACCGGCTTCAGCCGGGAAGGCGCCATTCCAGACGATAGACATGGAGCGGATGTCCTGACCTCTTCCCGGCTAAAGCCGGTCCCACGTCGTCATCTGACTTTCCCCGAGGTTATAAAACCGGATAATCGATATAACCCACCGGCCCTTTGGCGTAGAAGGTTTCCGGGTGTGCCTCGTTCAGCGGGGCGTCCTGTTTCAGGCGGGCGGGCAGGTCGGGGTTGGCGATAAACGGCACACCGAAAGCCACCGCGTCAGCCCAGCCGTTAGCCAGCGAGGCATTGGCGCTTTCCTTGGTGAATTTTTCATTGGCGATATAAGCGCCGCCGAATGCCTTCTTCAGTTGCGGCCCAATGCTGTCGCCCGCTTCACGTTCCCGCGCGCAGATGAACGCGATACCGCGCTTGCCCATTTCCGCTGCCACGTAGCTGAAGGTCTCCGAGAGGTTTTCGTCGCCCATTTCGTGCAGGTCGGCACGAGGGGACAAGTGCAGACCCACGCGGCCAGCGCCCCAGACTTCAATCACGGCATCCACCACTTCGAGCATCAGACGAGCACGGTTTTCCACTGAACCGCCGTACTGGTCGGTGCGCTGGTTGGTGCTGGTTTGCAGGAACTGGTCGAGCAGGTAGCCGTTGGCGCCGTGAATTTCCACCGCGTCGAAACCGGCGGCCTTGGCGTTTTCCGCGCCGACACGATAAGCGTCCACCACGTCGGCAATTTCTGCCAGCTCCAGCGCGCGGGGCGTGACGTAGTCGGCCAGTGGGCGAACCAGGCTGACGTGGCCATCAGGCTTGATCGCGCTGGGTGCCACCGGGGTTTCGCCGTTGAGGTACGACGGGTGGGAAATACGCCCCACGTGCCACAGTTGCAGGGCAATCTTGCCGCCAGCGGCGTGGACGGCCTTGGTGATGTTGCTCCAGCCGCGCACCTGATCGTTGGACCAGATACCCGGGGTGTCCGGGTAGCCAACGCCCATTGGCGTCACCGACGTGGCTTCGCTGAGGATCAGACCCGCAGACGCGCGCTGCACGTAGTACTCGGCCATCATCGCGTTAGGCACACGACCTTC of the Paucimonas lemoignei genome contains:
- a CDS encoding chromosome segregation ATPase, with product MRNDPYDDVDDVPNLSAKVDDDDFEPPTNAARKRTTVYSRDTPVVKVKAASTGPLWALVGALIIAFCGLGWWSFQQISLMEQQLVATQESFARISEEAAGRLQDISGKVVATESVVVDGEALKQRIKLIEDQLADQDKQQEGAQGHQATLQQRLEQISTQATQQQASNTQLQEQLKALSTELAALKAAVPDAKAVQGEQEKIDTQLKSLNTDVAALKKQGNPSAAIERLEQDLIVLKSEQENRPAPAAASSSTAEFDAFRAQMTRNINTLQSQIQNLSQQLNSRR
- the xenB gene encoding xenobiotic reductase B, producing MTTIFDPITLGDLQLSNRIIMAPLTRCRADEGRVPNAMMAEYYVQRASAGLILSEATSVTPMGVGYPDTPGIWSNDQVRGWSNITKAVHAAGGKIALQLWHVGRISHPSYLNGETPVAPSAIKPDGHVSLVRPLADYVTPRALELAEIADVVDAYRVGAENAKAAGFDAVEIHGANGYLLDQFLQTSTNQRTDQYGGSVENRARLMLEVVDAVIEVWGAGRVGLHLSPRADLHEMGDENLSETFSYVAAEMGKRGIAFICAREREAGDSIGPQLKKAFGGAYIANEKFTKESANASLANGWADAVAFGVPFIANPDLPARLKQDAPLNEAHPETFYAKGPVGYIDYPVL
- a CDS encoding dehydrogenase, producing MKILVTGASGFIGGRFARFALEQGFSVRVNGRRAAGVDHLVRRGAEFIQGDLIDADLVRELCRDVDAVVHCAGAVGVWGRKQDFLLGNVQVTENVVEACLKQRVRRLVHLSSPSIYFDGRSHLNIKEDQVPRRFNNHYAATKYLAEQKVFGAQEFGLEVIALRPRFVTGAGDTSIFPRLLTMQRRKRLSIIGNGLNKVDFTSIGNLNQAMLSSLLAGSSALGKAYNISNGAPVPVWDAVNYVMRRMQLPQVTRYRSYGLGYTAAAINEGACLLWPGRPEPTLTRLGMQVMSRDFTLDISRAQQYLDYQPQVSLWAALDEFCDWWAAQQNG